A genomic segment from Cricetulus griseus strain 17A/GY unplaced genomic scaffold, alternate assembly CriGri-PICRH-1.0 unplaced_scaffold_451, whole genome shotgun sequence encodes:
- the LOC113837633 gene encoding GTPase KRas-like isoform X1 codes for MTEYKLVVVGADGVGKTALTIQLIQYHFVDVYDPTIEDSYRKQVEIDGEICHLDILDTAGQEEYSAMRDQYMRTGEGFLCVFAMNNTKSFEAIHHYREQIKRVKDSEDVPMVLVGNKCDLPSRTVDTKQAQDLAGSYGIPFIETSAKTRQGVDDAFYTLVQEIRNHKEKMSKDGKKKKKKSKTKCIIM; via the exons ATGACTGAGTATAAACTTGTGGTAGTTGGAGCTGATGGTGTAGGCAAGACTGCCTTGACGATACAGCTAATTCAGTATCACTTTGTGGATGTATATGATCCTACGATAGAGGACTCCTACAGGAAACAAGTAGAAATTGATGGAGAAATATGTCACTTGGACATTCTCGACACAGCAGGTCAAGAGGAGTACAGTGCAATGAGGGACCAGTACATGAGGACTGGGGAgggatttctttgtgtatttgccATGAATAATACTAAATCATTTGAAGCTATTCACCATTATAGAGAACAAATTAAAAGAGTCAAAGACTCTGAAGATGTGCCTATGGTCCTAGTAGGGAATAAATGTGATTTGCCTTCTAGAACAGTAGACACAAAACAGGCTCAGGACTTAGCAGGAAGTTATGGGATTCCATTTATTGAAACCTCAGCAAAGACAAGACA GGGTGTTGATGATGCCTTCTATACATTAGTCCAAGAAATTCGAAATCATAAAGAAAAGATGAGCAAAGatggtaaaaagaagaaaaagaagtcaaagacaaagtgtataattatgtaa
- the LOC113837633 gene encoding ras-like protein isoform X2 — MTEYKLVVVGADGVGKTALTIQLIQYHFVDVYDPTIEDSYRKQVEIDGEICHLDILDTAGQEEYSAMRDQYMRTGEGFLCVFAMNNTKSFEAIHHYREQIKRVKDSEDVPMVLVGNKCDLPSRTVDTKQAQDLAGSYGIPFIETSAKTRQRVEDAFYTLVREIRQYRLKKINGKKKKKKSKTKCIIM; from the exons ATGACTGAGTATAAACTTGTGGTAGTTGGAGCTGATGGTGTAGGCAAGACTGCCTTGACGATACAGCTAATTCAGTATCACTTTGTGGATGTATATGATCCTACGATAGAGGACTCCTACAGGAAACAAGTAGAAATTGATGGAGAAATATGTCACTTGGACATTCTCGACACAGCAGGTCAAGAGGAGTACAGTGCAATGAGGGACCAGTACATGAGGACTGGGGAgggatttctttgtgtatttgccATGAATAATACTAAATCATTTGAAGCTATTCACCATTATAGAGAACAAATTAAAAGAGTCAAAGACTCTGAAGATGTGCCTATGGTCCTAGTAGGGAATAAATGTGATTTGCCTTCTAGAACAGTAGACACAAAACAGGCTCAGGACTTAGCAGGAAGTTATGGGATTCCATTTATTGAAACCTCAGCAAAGACAAGACAGAGAGTGGAGGATGCTTTTTATACATTGGTGAGAGAGATCCGACAGTACAGATTgaaaaaaatta atggtaaaaagaagaaaaagaagtcaaagacaaagtgtataattatgtaa